The Nitrospinota bacterium sequence CTGCTCACCCCGGATTTCATCCTGCTGGGGTTGCTGGAACAGGAAGAATCCATGGTTGCCGAATTGCTGACCAGGCTCCGTCCGGAAGAAAAACATCTTGCCAACAGTTTGGTGGAAGCCATCTATGAAGCGCAACAGGGTCAACAAAAAATAAAGGGCCACCCCGTCCAGAACATCCAGCTCGCCCAGGAAACCGAAACTCTGTTCGAAATCGCCCAGGGGGAAATGAAGAAAATGGGGGACACGTTCATCGGCGTGGGTGCGGTTTTTCTTGCCCTTTTAGATCCTCGCGTCGGAAAAGTATCTTCGATCCTCAAAGAAGTCGGCCTTCATTACGACAAGGTCAGGGAAGAGCTGGAGATCATGCGAGGCGGTCGAGCCGTCGACGCCAAAGATGCGGAGGGACAGTTCAACGCTTTGGATCAATTCACCACGGATTTGACGGACCTCGCCCGCAAAGGTCAACTGGACCCGGTGATCGGCAGGGAAAATGAAATCAACCGCCTCATTCAAATCCTCACCCGCCGGAAAAAGAACAACCCCGTTCTGATCGGTGAAACCGGCGTGGGGAAAACCGTGATCGTAGACCGATTGGCGCAGAGAATCGTCAATGCTGAAGTGCCAAAAACCTTGTTGAACAAGCGCGTCAAGGTGCTGGATATGTCGGAGGTCATCGCCGGAGCCAAGATGCGCGGCGAGTTCGAGGAACGCATGAAAATGATCAAGGATGAAATCATCGCCGCCAAGGGCAACATCATTCTGTTCATCGACGAGTTGCATACCATCGTCAGCGCCGGAGGGGGCGCCGGTGGCGTGGATGCGTCCAATATGCTGAAATCAGCTCTCGCCAAGGGGCAGTTGCAATGCATTGGCGCCACCACCACGGATGAATACAAAAAACATATCGAAGAGGACAAAGCACTGGCCAGACGGTTTCAGCCGGTTCTGGTCCAGGAACCTTCGGTGGAAATGACCATTAAAATTCTCGAAGGGCTTAAATCGAAATACGAACAGCATCACGAGATAACTTATAAACCCGCGGCAATTGTGGCCGCAGCAAATTTATCCGAAAAACATATCTCCGACCGGGCGTTGCCGGACAAGGCCATCGACCTGCTGGATGAGTCAGGCGCGCAAAAACACCTGCCTCTCATCAATGTTCCCGTTCCCATTCGCGAATTGGAAAATGAAAAAAACAGTCTGATGCAGAGGCAGAATGAAGAATTCGCCAAACAGGATTTCGAGGAGGTGGCGGAACTTCGGCAAAAAATTCTCGAACTGGATAAAAAGCTCAGCGAAGAAAAAAAGAAGTGGAAAGAAGAGCTGAACGGCATAGACGCCTACGTAACGGAAAACGATATTGCAAATATCGTTGCGACCTGGACGGGCATCCCGGTCAGCAAAATCAAGGAAACGGAAAAAGACAAACTGATGCACATGGAGGAGAACCTCCACAAACGGGTGATCGGACAAAACAACGCCATCATCGCGGTCAGCAATGCCATCCGTAGAAACCGCGCGGGCCTCAAAGAAAAAAATAAACCCATCGGCAGTTTTCTCTTTCTGGGGCCGACCGGCGTCGGAAAAACCGAACTTGCCAAGGCGCTGGCTGAGTTTCTGCTTGATGACGAAAACCGCATCATCCGCCTGGACATGTCGGAGTATATGGAAAGACACACGGTTTCCAAAATCATCGGCTCTCCACCGGGGTACGTGGGCTAGGACGAAGGCGGACAATTGACCGAGAAAATCCGGCGCAATCCATACAGCGTCATCCTGCTCGACGAACTGGAAAAAGCCCATCCGGATATTTTCAATATCCTCCTGCAACTTCTCGACGACGGGCGGTTGACCGACGCTCATGGGCGAGTGGCCAGTTTCAAGAACGCCATCATCATAGGCACCTCCAACATCGGCTCCAAAGCCATCTCGGAAACGCAAAAGGGCATCGGCTTCGGGACCGCGACCGAAACCACAAAAAAATACAAACAGATCCAGGCCATGGTGTTGAGCGAGGCGAAAAAGCTGTTTAAGCCGGAATTCCTGAACCGCCTGGACGATCTGATGGTTTTTCACAATCTGACGCCGGAGAACGTCCGTGCCATCGCCGATCTCATGATCAACAACCTCAATAAACGCCTGACCGACCAAAAACTCAGCATCGAGGTTTCCACCGAGGCGAAAGACAAACTGGCGGAAGACGGGTTCAGCGAAATGTACGGCGCGCGGCCTTTGAAACGGCTGATTGAAGATCAGATCGAAAACCCGATATCCATGAAAATCATCACTGGCGAGTTCGATTTTGGCCATACCATCAAGGTCGACCTCGAAAATGATGAATACACTTTTACCAAAGTGCCCCACCCTTCCGATTGAGCATTTCCGTTCTCGAAGCGCAACCTCCCGTACCTGAAAATCCCCTTGGCCCAAAATTGCTAGAGTGGTAAAGTGGGGCGATCCATATAAAATAAAAATTTTGATGAATTTTAACGGGTGGGCCTTTTATGTCTGAGCGAGAAATACAGAACATACCAGAGTGGATATCACAAGTTATCCTATTCTTATTTGGAGGATGGCTTTTTAAATTGGGTTCTGACCTTATTAGCGCAAACCAACCTTGGCTTACAGTATCTATTTTTGGATTAGGAGTTTTATTAATTGGTATGGCAGGTGTGGGACCAACTAGGATTGCAAATTTTGGAGCTAAATGGGGGAAAGGGGGTGGGGAGTTCGGCGTTAGCGTTAGGAATCAACCTACAGAAAAGGAACGGGAACTTGTCCTCAAAGTATCTCAAGATCAACTTTCCCCTGAAATCGAAAAAGAAGAGCAAGATTACATTAAAGAGGCAGAAGAGCGGGCTCCTGAAAGACGCTCGCCGGAGGATTATCTGGCGTTGGCCACTGAAAAATGGCGTGCCAAAGACTACGACGGCGCATTGGCTGACGTGTTTGCCGGTTTAGCCTTGAATCCAAAAAATATCCGCATCAAGGCCAGTTTGATTCATAGAAAAGGTAGCGCCTTTCATGATCTTGGGCTGATGGATCAGGCAAAAAAATACTATAAAGAAGCCATTGAGCTTGACCCCAGTTTTTCGTTGCCCCACTCCAACCTGGGATACCTTTATCAGGGTCAAGGGAACCTTGAGGCAGCAAAAAAGGAGTATAAAGAAGCCATTGAGCTTGACCCCAGTTTTTCGTTGCCCCACCACAACCTGGGAAACCTTTATAAGGGTCAAGGGAACCTTGAGGCAGCAAAAAAGGAGTATGAAGAAGCCTTGCGATTAGATCCTGAATTAACTCTGGCAAGAAAATACCTTGAGAAATTAAAAAAAGAAATGGAGAAGGGGGAATAAAAATTGTTCCTTTCACCCATCCCTTCCTTTCGGGGCATGCAGGATGATATAAAATCCCCCCGGCCCCCTTCATGGAAGGGGGAGAAACTGGTTCCCCCTTTCTAAAGGGGGTTAGGGGGATTTAGAAAAACACCAACAGCAATTAAAGGAAATTTACCAATCAAACCTTTCACAAATAATCATGCCTCCCATTACCCCACAATTCCCCGATAAAAAACTGGTCACCCTAGCGCTGATGGTGGCCCTGGGGGTCATCCTGCACCGCGTTGAAGCTTTGCTTCCGCTGCCCACGCCGTGGATCAAGCTGGGGCTGGCCAACATCATGACGTTGTTGGCGCTGGTGTTTCTCGGCTTCAAGGAAGCTCTGATGGTCACGGGACTCAGGGTTTTTCTGGGTTCCATCATCGGCGGGACGTTTCTGGGGCCGACGTTTTTTCTAAGTCTCACAGGGGGATTAGCCGCCGCCTTGCTCATGGCTCTGGCGTATCGACGGGGAGCTGGCCCGTTCAGCATGATCGGCGTCAGCATTACAGGAGCCACTGCCCACATTCTGGCGGTCACGTTTTGCGTTTACTTTGTATTCATCCCACAGGATGCGTTTCTCCGCCTGCTCCCGGTATTTTTGTCTTTAGCCCTTATCTCCGGCCTGCTGACGGGAATCGTCGCAAATATTTTGACCGATCGGCTGATTGGGGAAAATGTTTCTTTCCGGTGAAATTTCAAGGTGTTTCGTCCAGAATTGCACGCATAGAAAAATTTCCCTCCCATAATTCAAAAATTTTATTAGACAACAAGGGTTTCATCCATTAAACTTTTTCTATGAGCGAACATACTAACAGCAAATTTTCTATTCTTTCCGAATTCTGGGGCTTCATGAAGGCCCGAAAAAAGTGGTGGCTGGGTCCCATTATTCTGGTCATGCTGCTCATGAGCCTCCTGATAATTTTGAGTGAGGGAAGCGCTGTAGCGCCATTCATCTACACCCTTTTCTAATTCCCCTTCTTCAATTTGAAACTTTCTGTCGTCATTCCCGTCTACAACGAGAAGGCTTTCCTGAGAGACGTGGTTCGCAGGGTCGAAGCTACGGACTATGACAAGGAAATCCTTTTAATCGACGATTGTTCCACCGACGGAACGCAGGAAATTCTTGCGGAGTATAAGCACCGGGAGGGATTTCGCGTGATTTACCATTCCCGCAATCAAGGCAAGGGAGCCGCTCTCAGGACGGGGTTCACCCACGCGACGGTCGACATCATAATCATTCAGGACGCTGATCTGGAATACGACCCTAAAGATTACGGGGCGCCTCTGGAACCGATTCTGGACGGACGCGCCGATGTGGTGTATGGCTCCCGGTTTCTAGGCGGACCGCACCGGGTCATGTTTTACTGGCATTACGTCGGCAACAAACTTCTCACCACGCTCTCCAATATGTTCACCAACCTGAATCTGACGGACATGGAAACGGGTTATAAAGTTTTTTCCAAAAAAGTAATCGACTCCATCACGCTGAAATGCAACCGCTTTGGTTTTGAGCCGGAGATTACCAATAAAATCGCTAAAAAAATTTCAGGATCTACGAGGTCCCGATCTCGTACAGCGGACGGGACTATTCAGAAGGTAAAAAAATTACCTGGAAGGATGGAGTGGCGGCTCTGTGGTTCATCATCAAATTCCGGTTCTTCGATTGATGCGACTCGCAATCTGAGCGGAAGGTTTGGCCTTCCCTGCCAGAGTCGTTTTCAAGTCGGCTCCAAAGTTTCCCCGCAAAAATCACAAGTCATGTCCTCGGGAAAAACCACGTGACCGCAGGAGGAGCAGGAATCAAACTGCTCGGCTTCTTTAATCAATTGCCGGGCTCTTTCCACATCTGATTTTTTTGTCCATAAGCGGACTTTGGTGAGTCCGGCCACCGGGATCGGCTCTGCATGAAACGTCAGGTTTTCCAGTTGGCAGGGAATTCCCGCATTTTCTAAAAATCCACGCAGGATGTAAGCGTTTTCTTCCTGAAGAACCGTGTAGGCAATTTCAAGATCTTCCGTTGCCATTTTTTCCTCGCTCAGTCAATTGATGGGACCAAAACAGGTTACTCTCTTCCCCGGCAAAAACCAAGTTTCAATCGTATTTGTCGATGGACCCGTCCTTAACCCCTTTTTCGAAAATTTTGGTTTCCCGTGCCAGCAGACCGCTTAAAAACAGAAGCCCGATCAGGTTAGGGATAGCCATCAAACCATTCATCACATCGGAAAAATTCCACACCAGTTCCAGCTTGACCACCGCCCCGATAAAAACAAACACCACCCAGACATAGCGGTAATAGGGAACGTATTTCTCACCGGCTAAATATTCAAAACATTTTTCTCCGTAATAACTCCAGCCCAGGATGGTGGAAAAAGCAAAATTGATGATTCCAAGCGTCACGATCCATTGCCCCCACTGGCCGGGCAACCCGGCGGAAAATGCCTGAATGGTCAATGCCACCCCGGTCGCACCGGATTCCCAGGCTCCCGTGGCCGCCAATGCCAGCGCCGTCAAAGAGCAGACAATGAGGGTGTCCAGAAACGTTCCTGTCATGGAGACCAGAGCCTGCTTGGCAGGGTGATTCGTCCGGGCTGCAGCGGCGGCGATGGGAGCGCTTCCAAGGCCGGATTCGTTAGAAAACAAGCCGCGTGCGATCCCATAACGAACCGTTTGGGCTAATGTCGCCCCGGCAAACCCTCCGGTGACCGCCGTTCCCGTGAATGCCTGTTCAAAGATCATCTTAAGCCCCGGCCCGACTTGGGAAAAATTTTTGATGAGGATGATGACGACACCGCCAAAATAAATCATCACCAGAACCGGGACCAGTATGCAGGATACGTTGGCGATGCGCTTGATGCCGCCCAGGATCACCATTGCAGTTAACCAGGCAAGAAAGATGCCCACGGGAACCTTGCCGATGCCCGAAACTTCCGTGATCGCCTCCGCCGTCGTGTTGGCCTGCGCCATGTTGCCGATGCCAAACGCCGCCAGCGCACCAAAAAATGCGAAGCACATCCCCAGCCATTTTTGTCCCAATCCATGCTCAAGGTAATACATGGGGCCGCCGGAAATCTCTCCGTTGCCATTGACTTTACGAAACTTCACCGCCAGAAACCCTTCGCTGTATTTGGTGGCCATGCCAAACAGCGCCGTGATCCACATCCAGAATATGGCACCCGGTCCGCCGAGCGCCACGGCGGTACTGACGCCTGCGATGTTGCCAACGCCGATCGTGGCGGCCAGCGTCGTCATCAACGCACCAAAATGGGAGATGTCTCCCTCGCCATCGCGCTCCTTTGAAAAAGCCAGACGCAGCGCATAAAAAAGACAACGAAACTGAATTCCGCGCAGGCGAATGGTCAGCAGGATTCCGGTCCCCACCAGCAAACACAAGAGCCAGGGACCCCAGACCATGCCGCTCAAATCTGCAAAAAATTTATCTAATGAAGCCATAGAGGGAGGGAGATTATTATCTAAAAGGAAGCCGCCTCAAAATTTTGACTGAGAAGTCATCCAGAAAATATCTACAGAGAACAATACGTTAGATGGAGTGGAAACTGCAAATTTTTTTTTACGAGGTCTCAATACTATTCAGTTCTGCCTGGGCCAACTTCCTTTTTTTCAATTTCTGGATTTTTTACTCCCGGCTCTTTGTTGTCGGGGCTTGTAGGAGATGGTTTGGGTTGGGCGGGATCGGATTTCGGTAGAGAAGCGATCTCAACTTCCAGTTTTTCTACCAGCGTGTTTTTTTGCGGGAGCTCTTCATTGATGCGGGATCGTTCGTTTATGAAAATCAAGCGGCGCGGGTACTCCCGGCTTTTCGCTTCGTAGTCCTTTTGCAGGCTTTGCTTGAGAAAACTTTTGACATCCTTGAGAAGCCCGGAGTCAAAGGGTTCCAGTGTTTTGTCCAACGCTTCCTTTTCAGGAAGAACCTCTACGATTTCGTTTCTCAGCAAGACGGCATGGCGTTGTTGCGGAACGTAATCTGCGTATTTTTTGTAACGCTGGATATCGCTTTTCAAAAAACTGAGCGCGCCCTGCATCGCCGCCTGCTCCTCTTCACTGACCTTTTTGCCCAGGTCAACCTTTGCTTTTTCCGGCGCTTCCGGGGAATCGACAGGCTCCGACTTTGGAGCCGACAGTCCACGCCTTTTTTCCACCTTGTCAGAAGAGCGGTATTGGGTGGGGATCTTCAAGGGATCATCAGTGAAATGGACTTTTCCCTGATCGTCCTTCCATTTATAAAAACTTGAAACTCCAGCAAAACCCTGAACGTAAAAAAGCAACACTCCACCCAGTACAATGACTGATTTCAGAAAACCGATTTTCAGTTTCGCGTTCATGTCACTCCTGATAAGACTTAAGGGTATCTATAATAATTCGATATTTTTATGGCAGGCAACTCGCGGACCCTTATTTCATAAAATCCGCTCATGGCCCGGAACCATTTTTAGAGATGTCCTTAAGGGTTCCAAGCTGGGTTCCGATGCCCCAAGCTCAAGGTTATTATAACAATTTCCAGCCAGCTATGCTATAATAAAAACCTTAAGATACAAGTACTTAACGAACCCATTTAAATAATGGAAATTCAATCTTTCTGATGACCCCGGCGGCATGAGCATACATCGACTGACCTATATTTCAGAAAATATTTATAAACTCCGCGAGCAGGACCGGATCATCGGATGCTATCTTTACGATGAATTTGACGATGCGTTGTCCCGAATCGAAGCCCTGGTGGTGGAATCGGGGACCCTTCTTGCCCGCTACGCAGTGGTCACCCTCGGTGGGATGCTGAATATCAAAGGTAAAACCTTGCTTCTTCCTATAGAGGTTTGCCGGTCCATCGATTTGGGGAAAGTGCGAACTGCCTGGCGCAAGGAATCCCTCATGGACGCGCCCACGCCTCACAACCCACAACAAGTGACGATTGCGGAAGAGGAACTCATTTTAGGATATTTTGATCTGAAACCCTATTGGGCGGTTGAACCTGAGCCACCGGAAGAAAAACCAGGCGACAAAAACTCCGACCCGAAATCCCGTAAGCCGGGATATTAGTTCAAACTATCCCACTCTCGAACGTCCACCCTCAAATTTCTTCCTTCAAAGATCTACGAAATTAATATATCCTCGTTTTATCTCTAACGCCCAATTGAACTTAACGCAGGTAGGCCTATGGACCAGAAATTTGAACGCCAGATTGAAGATATTGTTTTTCAATTGAGAGCCGCGAAAGATAAGGGCAGAAAGTGCACCTTGTTAATCGGAGCCGGTTGCTCGGTCACAGCAGGAATTCCCACCGCCAGGGAATTTGTAGAGGAAATTGAGAAGGATCACACACGCGCTTATGAAAGAGCAAAACAAAAAGACTACGCCCATTGCATGGAGGAACTCCTCCCCGGTGAAAGGCATGATTTGATTGTCAAATATATTGGTGGGGCTAAGGTCAACTGGGCGCACATGTGCATCGGTCTTCTCATCCAACAAGGTTACGTGGACCGGGTATTGACCGTCAACTTCGATCCCCTGGTGGCCAGGGCCTGCGCTCTACTGCGTGAATTTCCCGCCATCTATGATTTCGCCGCGTCCAAACATTTTGATCCCGATCGAATTCCCGATAAAGCGGTGTTTCACTTGCACGGCCAGCACACCGGTTTCGTTCTCCTTCACACCACTAAAGATGTGGAAGGACATGTGGATACTTTTGCACCGGTTTTTGAGGATGCGGGACGGGAACGAACCTGGATGGTTGTGGGCTACAGTGGGGAATGCGACCCGGTATTTAAACACCTCGAAAAAGTCAAAGAGTTTAGCAGGGGGCTTTACTGGATTGGGCACGACCAAAAAGAACCTTCGGAACATGTGCGCGAAGGTCTTCTGGTTTCCGGAAAGGGAGCCTTTTATACCAAGGGGTATGATGCGGACTCTTTTTTCATCAAGCTGACGCAAGAGCTGGAAATTTTTCCTCCCAAGTTTGTCACTCATCCTTTTACCCACCTCCAGGATACTTTTGAGGATTTAGAGCCCCTCATTCTTCCAGACCAATCCGAGGATATCCTCAGTGATACCCGATCGAACATCAATAAGGCCATTGAAAAATATGAAGCTGGTGATGAGGAAAAACTCGTTGCCGAGGCCTTGCGCCTGTCGATGGCTGGTGATGATGAAGAACTTGTGCAATTTTGTATTAAGCACCAACTAACCACCCACCCCCAACTCATCGAACCGTTAGCCTGGGCTTATATAGACTTGGCAAAAGCTCTCTACGATCAGGCGAGGACCAAAAGCGAGAAAGAAGCCGACCTTCTCTTCACCCAGACCGAGGAAAAACTTCAGGAAGCCTTGAAGATCAAACCCAACCTCCACGAGGCTCTATACAATTTGGGCCTTGCCCTTCATGAACACGCAAAGACCAAAACCGGTGAGGAAGAGAAAGCGGAAGCGAACAAACTCTTCACCCAGGCCGTAGAAAAATATCAGCAAGCCTTGGAAATCAAACCCGAAAAACACGAGGCTCTCAATAATTGGGGCCTTGCCCTTCATGAACACGCAAAGACCAAAACCGGGGAGGAGGCGGACGAACTCTTCGTTAAGGCAAGAGAAAAATATCAAGAAGCCTTGAAAATCAAACCAGACATGTACGAGGCTCTTTTTAATATGGCATGCCTGGCCGCTTTGACGGGAGATGAAAAGGGGTGCCAGGATTGGCTGGAGAAGAGTATCAAAATGGAGCCTTTAACTGAAGAAAATATCAACGACTCTGATTTTGACAATGTGCGGGAGTTGGGTTGGTTCAAAAAACTGGTGGCTGAATCTAAGAAGAAGGAGTGATACAAAATCCCTTCCAGGCTCTTTGCTAAGGGGCGAGGCCCCTCAT is a genomic window containing:
- a CDS encoding tetratricopeptide repeat protein; protein product: MSEREIQNIPEWISQVILFLFGGWLFKLGSDLISANQPWLTVSIFGLGVLLIGMAGVGPTRIANFGAKWGKGGGEFGVSVRNQPTEKERELVLKVSQDQLSPEIEKEEQDYIKEAEERAPERRSPEDYLALATEKWRAKDYDGALADVFAGLALNPKNIRIKASLIHRKGSAFHDLGLMDQAKKYYKEAIELDPSFSLPHSNLGYLYQGQGNLEAAKKEYKEAIELDPSFSLPHHNLGNLYKGQGNLEAAKKEYEEALRLDPELTLARKYLEKLKKEMEKGE
- a CDS encoding sodium:alanine symporter family protein, whose product is MASLDKFFADLSGMVWGPWLLCLLVGTGILLTIRLRGIQFRCLFYALRLAFSKERDGEGDISHFGALMTTLAATIGVGNIAGVSTAVALGGPGAIFWMWITALFGMATKYSEGFLAVKFRKVNGNGEISGGPMYYLEHGLGQKWLGMCFAFFGALAAFGIGNMAQANTTAEAITEVSGIGKVPVGIFLAWLTAMVILGGIKRIANVSCILVPVLVMIYFGGVVIILIKNFSQVGPGLKMIFEQAFTGTAVTGGFAGATLAQTVRYGIARGLFSNESGLGSAPIAAAAARTNHPAKQALVSMTGTFLDTLIVCSLTALALAATGAWESGATGVALTIQAFSAGLPGQWGQWIVTLGIINFAFSTILGWSYYGEKCFEYLAGEKYVPYYRYVWVVFVFIGAVVKLELVWNFSDVMNGLMAIPNLIGLLFLSGLLARETKIFEKGVKDGSIDKYD
- a CDS encoding DUF2007 domain-containing protein; this translates as MATEDLEIAYTVLQEENAYILRGFLENAGIPCQLENLTFHAEPIPVAGLTKVRLWTKKSDVERARQLIKEAEQFDSCSSCGHVVFPEDMTCDFCGETLEPT
- a CDS encoding DUF5989 family protein — translated: MSEHTNSKFSILSEFWGFMKARKKWWLGPIILVMLLMSLLIILSEGSAVAPFIYTLF
- a CDS encoding PRC-barrel domain-containing protein gives rise to the protein MSIHRLTYISENIYKLREQDRIIGCYLYDEFDDALSRIEALVVESGTLLARYAVVTLGGMLNIKGKTLLLPIEVCRSIDLGKVRTAWRKESLMDAPTPHNPQQVTIAEEELILGYFDLKPYWAVEPEPPEEKPGDKNSDPKSRKPGY
- a CDS encoding Gx transporter family protein, with amino-acid sequence MPPITPQFPDKKLVTLALMVALGVILHRVEALLPLPTPWIKLGLANIMTLLALVFLGFKEALMVTGLRVFLGSIIGGTFLGPTFFLSLTGGLAAALLMALAYRRGAGPFSMIGVSITGATAHILAVTFCVYFVFIPQDAFLRLLPVFLSLALISGLLTGIVANILTDRLIGENVSFR
- a CDS encoding DUF4124 domain-containing protein; this translates as MNAKLKIGFLKSVIVLGGVLLFYVQGFAGVSSFYKWKDDQGKVHFTDDPLKIPTQYRSSDKVEKRRGLSAPKSEPVDSPEAPEKAKVDLGKKVSEEEQAAMQGALSFLKSDIQRYKKYADYVPQQRHAVLLRNEIVEVLPEKEALDKTLEPFDSGLLKDVKSFLKQSLQKDYEAKSREYPRRLIFINERSRINEELPQKNTLVEKLEVEIASLPKSDPAQPKPSPTSPDNKEPGVKNPEIEKKEVGPGRTE